In Mangrovivirga cuniculi, the following proteins share a genomic window:
- the leuS gene encoding leucine--tRNA ligase: MPQYDHKAIEARWKKFWKENKTYQVTEDTSKPKFYALDMFPYPSGAGLHVGHPLGYIASDIVARYKRNKGYNVLHPMGFDSFGLPAEQYAIQTGQHPAITTAKNIKRYKEQLENIGFSYDMSREVQTSSPDYYKWTQWIFMQLFNHYYDNDEDKAVPVSVLEEKLLQSGSAGVNATCDEDTPHISAEEWQKMDEAEQQKYLLHYRLTFLSDAVVNWCPGLGTVLANDEVKDGVSERGGFPVERKKMQQWSMRITAYADRLLNGLETIDWPEAVKEMQKNWIGKSIGAQVSFDLEKSDHEIKVFTTRVDTIYGVTFLVLAPESEIIDDIVTDDQKEEVSSYVEEAKNRSERERMSDVKNISGVFTGAYALHPFTGEKVPVWIADYVLGGYGTGAVMAVPSGDQRDYEFANHFDLPIVKIIDSQDISETADATKEGKMVNSGFLDGLSVPEATKKAIEVLEDKGKGFAKVNYRMRDAVFSRQRYWGEPIPVYFKDDIPYLIDESELPLELPEVDKYLPTEDGEPPLARAEDWKTPEGYEYEKSTMPGWAGSSWYLFRYMDPKNEDALADKEKLKYWENVDLYIGGSEHATGHLLYSRFWTKFLKDIGYLTVEEPFKKLINQGMIQGRSNFVYRVKDSNKFVSLNLKDEYDVAAMHVDVSLVHGNDELDIEAFKKWRPDLAGAEFILEDGKYICGWEVEKMSKSKYNVVNPDDIIEQYGADTLRMYEMFLGPLEQFKPWNTHGIDGVAKFLRKFWRLYFNDEGELIVTDDTADKKALKVTHGTIKKTIEDIERLSFNTVVSAFMICANELTSMKCHSREALEPLVVALSPFAPHICEEIWAGLGHKESVTKAEFPSYIESYLVEDSHEYPIMVNGKMRTKISFSLDTPVPEMEATVKANDIVQKWLDGKDPKKIIVVPKKIINVVV, translated from the coding sequence GGATACAATGTGTTGCATCCTATGGGGTTTGACTCTTTTGGCTTACCTGCTGAGCAATATGCCATTCAAACCGGTCAGCACCCGGCAATCACTACTGCTAAAAACATCAAAAGATATAAAGAGCAGCTTGAAAATATAGGCTTTAGCTATGATATGTCCAGGGAAGTTCAAACCAGTTCTCCGGATTATTATAAATGGACACAATGGATCTTCATGCAATTATTCAATCATTACTATGATAATGATGAGGACAAAGCTGTTCCTGTAAGTGTTCTGGAAGAAAAATTATTGCAATCAGGTTCGGCGGGAGTTAATGCTACCTGTGATGAAGATACCCCTCATATTTCTGCTGAGGAATGGCAGAAGATGGATGAAGCAGAGCAGCAGAAATATCTTTTGCATTACCGATTAACCTTTCTTTCTGATGCTGTGGTAAACTGGTGTCCGGGTCTGGGAACAGTTCTTGCCAATGATGAGGTTAAAGACGGTGTTTCCGAAAGAGGTGGCTTCCCTGTCGAAAGAAAAAAAATGCAGCAGTGGAGTATGCGTATCACTGCTTATGCAGATAGATTGCTAAATGGTCTTGAAACTATCGACTGGCCAGAGGCTGTGAAGGAAATGCAGAAGAACTGGATCGGTAAAAGTATCGGTGCCCAGGTATCTTTTGACCTTGAAAAATCTGATCATGAAATAAAAGTTTTTACTACCCGTGTTGATACCATCTATGGTGTTACATTTCTAGTGCTCGCTCCGGAAAGTGAGATCATCGATGATATCGTGACTGATGATCAAAAGGAAGAAGTTTCCAGCTATGTTGAGGAAGCTAAGAACCGATCTGAGAGAGAACGAATGTCTGATGTGAAGAACATCTCCGGAGTTTTCACAGGAGCTTACGCCTTACATCCTTTTACCGGCGAAAAAGTTCCGGTATGGATTGCTGACTATGTATTAGGCGGCTATGGTACAGGGGCAGTAATGGCGGTACCTTCAGGTGACCAGCGCGATTATGAATTTGCTAATCATTTTGATCTCCCTATAGTTAAGATAATTGATTCCCAGGATATTTCTGAAACTGCTGATGCAACTAAAGAAGGGAAGATGGTCAACTCAGGCTTCCTGGATGGACTTTCAGTGCCAGAGGCAACTAAAAAGGCAATAGAAGTACTTGAGGATAAAGGAAAAGGCTTTGCAAAGGTAAATTACCGTATGCGTGATGCTGTATTCAGCAGACAGCGATACTGGGGAGAACCAATACCTGTATATTTTAAGGATGACATTCCTTACCTAATCGATGAAAGTGAACTTCCGTTAGAACTTCCGGAAGTAGATAAATACTTACCGACTGAAGATGGAGAACCACCTCTGGCGAGAGCTGAAGACTGGAAAACTCCTGAAGGATACGAGTATGAAAAAAGTACTATGCCCGGTTGGGCAGGTTCAAGCTGGTATTTATTCAGATATATGGATCCTAAAAACGAGGATGCCCTGGCTGATAAAGAAAAGCTTAAATACTGGGAAAACGTAGATCTTTACATCGGAGGTTCAGAACATGCAACCGGCCATTTATTATACAGCCGATTCTGGACTAAATTCCTGAAAGACATTGGATACTTAACTGTTGAAGAGCCATTTAAGAAGCTAATCAACCAGGGAATGATCCAGGGAAGATCTAATTTTGTGTATAGAGTAAAAGATTCAAATAAGTTCGTTTCTCTAAACCTAAAAGACGAATATGATGTAGCAGCTATGCACGTTGATGTGTCTTTAGTTCACGGAAACGATGAATTAGACATCGAAGCTTTTAAGAAGTGGAGACCGGATCTTGCTGGTGCAGAATTTATCCTGGAAGACGGTAAGTACATCTGTGGATGGGAAGTAGAAAAAATGTCAAAGAGTAAGTACAATGTTGTAAACCCTGATGATATCATCGAGCAATATGGTGCTGATACGCTTAGAATGTATGAGATGTTCCTTGGACCACTTGAGCAATTCAAACCATGGAATACTCATGGTATTGATGGTGTGGCTAAATTCTTAAGGAAATTCTGGAGGCTATATTTTAATGATGAAGGTGAGCTAATTGTCACTGATGACACTGCCGACAAAAAGGCGCTCAAAGTAACTCACGGTACTATTAAAAAGACTATTGAGGATATCGAAAGACTTTCATTCAATACAGTAGTAAGTGCCTTTATGATCTGCGCTAATGAGTTAACAAGCATGAAGTGTCACAGCAGGGAGGCACTTGAGCCTTTAGTTGTTGCATTATCTCCATTTGCTCCTCACATCTGTGAAGAAATATGGGCAGGATTAGGACATAAAGAAAGTGTTACAAAAGCTGAATTCCCTTCATACATTGAAAGCTACCTGGTTGAAGACAGTCACGAGTATCCGATCATGGTCAATGGTAAAATGAGAACAAAGATTTCATTTTCGCTTGACACACCAGTTCCGGAAATGGAGGCGACAGTTAAAGCAAATGACATTGTTCAGAAATGGCTTGACGGAAAGGATCCCAAAAAGATCATCGTTGTGCCGAAGAAGATCATCAACGTAGTAGTTTAA